Proteins encoded in a region of the Nitrososphaerales archaeon genome:
- a CDS encoding N-acetyltransferase: MGMEKEEKVINFIGKNVKMGQGVKVWHFAYVGDNVELGNNVLIGSLAHIDRGVKIGDNTRVEGSVYIPPLTVIGKNVFIGPAVVFTNDPYPPSKRMVGIVVEDGAIIGAGSVIKAGVRIGKDSVVAMGAVVTKDVPPNVVVAGSPAKPIYSRQEYDKKRRSWESGAI, from the coding sequence ATGGGCATGGAGAAAGAGGAGAAGGTAATAAACTTCATCGGTAAGAATGTGAAGATGGGGCAAGGTGTTAAGGTATGGCACTTTGCATACGTAGGAGATAATGTAGAATTAGGAAATAATGTACTCATTGGATCTCTAGCACATATAGATCGAGGGGTGAAGATTGGAGATAACACGCGAGTAGAGGGTTCGGTCTACATACCCCCACTTACAGTTATAGGTAAGAACGTCTTCATCGGTCCTGCTGTCGTCTTCACCAATGACCCTTACCCTCCGAGCAAACGCATGGTAGGGATAGTGGTAGAGGATGGTGCAATTATAGGTGCGGGTTCGGTGATTAAAGCTGGTGTAAGGATCGGTAAAGATAGTGTTGTAGCCATGGGTGCCGTCGTGACGAAAGATGTTCCTCCAAACGTGGTCGTAGCCGGTTCGCCTGCAAAACCTATTTACTCGCGCCAGGAGTACGATAAAAAGAGGAGATCATGGGAGAGTGGAGCGATTTAA
- a CDS encoding Trm112 family protein, with product MKRRLLDILACPIDKHYPLELIELNVNNDVIIDGVLVCSMCGRYYPIIDEIPVMLPDDLRDKNEDLEFLRKWAGRLPERIVYHGKPYHLERKQ from the coding sequence ATGAAGAGAAGATTGCTCGACATACTTGCCTGCCCCATAGATAAGCATTATCCGTTAGAATTGATCGAGTTAAATGTGAATAACGATGTGATCATCGATGGTGTACTCGTCTGTTCGATGTGTGGGAGATACTATCCAATTATAGATGAAATCCCTGTCATGTTACCAGATGATCTAAGGGATAAGAATGAAGATTTAGAGTTTTTAAGGAAGTGGGCTGGAAGACTTCCAGAGAGGATCGTATATCATGGCAAACCTTACCATCTTGAGAGAAAGCAATAA